The Candidatus Obscuribacterales bacterium genome includes a window with the following:
- a CDS encoding ParA family protein, with protein sequence MQLRLALLSNAGGSGKTTLATHLAYLLGRQGFKVALMDLDPQGSVSLFCGLSRPRIQDTIAAVLQEGFSGDWPLVPIWHDKLDTVMACQGEMGLVKTTSELVLHERGAYLLGDRLQDYPLPQDVIIFDCPATLGPLPLIALSACTHLLVPMQVEPKSADGAGKLLEWFYGNFRRLRLSPEPKLLGFVPNQYDQRLAIHRNILGQLAPQLEKLNIRCFSPIRFSSEFKNASAKGQPLQMYRPGHPACADFDPIVKQICEELRNTHD encoded by the coding sequence ATGCAACTTCGATTAGCACTACTTTCCAATGCTGGAGGCAGCGGTAAAACTACCCTCGCCACCCATCTTGCCTACTTGCTAGGGCGTCAGGGTTTCAAGGTTGCACTGATGGATCTTGATCCCCAGGGATCGGTCAGTCTATTTTGTGGACTATCCCGCCCTCGAATTCAAGACACCATCGCGGCAGTTTTGCAGGAGGGCTTTTCTGGCGACTGGCCCCTTGTGCCGATTTGGCATGACAAGCTAGATACCGTCATGGCATGCCAGGGAGAAATGGGACTGGTGAAAACTACCAGTGAACTTGTGCTTCATGAGCGCGGTGCTTACCTCCTAGGCGATCGCCTGCAAGACTATCCCTTACCGCAGGATGTGATTATTTTTGACTGTCCAGCCACCCTAGGTCCATTGCCACTCATCGCCCTGTCGGCCTGTACCCATCTACTCGTCCCCATGCAGGTGGAGCCTAAGTCAGCTGATGGAGCTGGCAAATTGCTGGAGTGGTTTTATGGCAATTTCCGCCGCCTGCGCTTGAGTCCTGAACCGAAGCTCTTGGGGTTTGTCCCCAACCAATATGATCAGCGGTTAGCGATTCACCGCAATATCCTAGGACAGCTTGCCCCACAGCTTGAAAAACTGAATATCCGCTGCTTTTCCCCCATTCGATTTTCATCAGAATTCAAGAATGCCAGCGCCAAGGGACAACCCCTGCAGATGTATCGTCCTGGTCACCCTGCCTGTGCCGATTTTGATCCGATCGTGAAGCAAATTTGTGAAGAATTGAGGAACACCCATGACTAG
- a CDS encoding alpha/beta hydrolase-fold protein, giving the protein MAESFVRGGQEGWLHDPGFWGGFFHTYEHFQVDGPIPTPRKLHIFLPRDYPVSDRSYPVLYLNDGDTIFFPGGAYGKCWHLGKTLTRLYLSHQIQRLIVVAVCPTRRDYEYTHAPMWQREWGGLGDYAAYLAQSVKDFVDTNYRTQSDPASTLIAGASHGGLAAFYTAAKYPQQFGNVAAFSPSFWVGLDSATEPFLAGVDDHFFGEMASSSLLFEAEPTLRDRRLRIYLDWGLVRDGGDHNAWIEERATARGREMRDLLVHSFGYREQKDLFVVEDPWGQHTEESWGERIEDVLRIFFRAI; this is encoded by the coding sequence ATGGCAGAATCATTCGTGCGAGGAGGACAAGAGGGGTGGCTCCATGACCCTGGATTTTGGGGTGGATTTTTCCACACCTATGAACACTTTCAGGTTGATGGGCCGATTCCTACACCCCGAAAGCTCCATATATTCTTGCCGCGAGACTATCCGGTGAGCGATCGCTCCTATCCGGTGCTGTATCTCAACGACGGCGATACGATCTTTTTTCCGGGTGGAGCCTACGGCAAATGTTGGCACCTGGGCAAGACCCTAACCCGGCTTTACTTAAGCCATCAAATTCAGCGTCTGATTGTGGTAGCTGTCTGCCCTACGCGCCGAGACTATGAATATACCCATGCACCCATGTGGCAGCGCGAATGGGGAGGGCTAGGTGACTATGCTGCCTACCTAGCGCAATCGGTCAAAGATTTTGTGGATACTAACTACCGTACGCAATCCGACCCAGCCAGCACCCTGATCGCTGGAGCCAGCCATGGTGGGTTAGCTGCTTTCTATACGGCGGCCAAATATCCCCAGCAGTTTGGCAACGTGGCTGCTTTTTCACCATCCTTTTGGGTCGGTCTAGATTCAGCAACAGAGCCATTTTTAGCGGGTGTCGATGACCATTTCTTTGGTGAGATGGCTTCTTCTTCACTGCTTTTTGAAGCTGAGCCAACCCTGCGCGATCGCCGCCTGCGGATCTATCTTGACTGGGGGCTGGTGCGGGATGGTGGCGACCATAATGCTTGGATTGAGGAGAGAGCCACAGCCCGAGGTCGGGAAATGCGGGATCTCCTTGTGCATAGCTTTGGCTATCGCGAGCAGAAAGATTTATTTGTGGTAGAAGATCCATGGGGGCAGCATACAGAGGAATCTTGGGGTGAGCGGATTGAGGATGTGCTGCGGATTTTTTTCAGAGCTATTTAA